One genomic window of Gammaproteobacteria bacterium includes the following:
- a CDS encoding TetR/AcrR family transcriptional regulator yields MKNNTPPPTRTVRQRLLKAALDCFLADEYHNVTTRQIATKADANISMIRYYFGNKEGLYEEMIKETLSPLLDVLEGQMLSSTAGFTEFFRLYYSTMARHPDFPKLILKVLALNQGPGRRFIQQLLERGRTQGNKTVDALKERGEVAPAIDADILRMSFVSLAMTPMLLKDIYEEQLEREIDDAFLNRLAEFNGHLFAAGLLPSDDSNDEPDSDKNEKH; encoded by the coding sequence ATGAAGAACAATACGCCCCCGCCCACCCGGACCGTCAGACAGCGGCTGCTCAAGGCCGCGCTGGATTGTTTTCTGGCGGATGAATACCACAACGTCACCACACGCCAGATTGCCACCAAGGCAGATGCCAATATCTCCATGATCCGTTATTACTTTGGTAATAAGGAAGGGTTATATGAGGAAATGATCAAGGAGACGCTGTCACCGCTGCTGGATGTGCTGGAAGGCCAGATGTTGTCGTCGACAGCTGGATTTACCGAGTTCTTCAGGCTTTATTACAGCACCATGGCCAGGCACCCCGATTTTCCCAAACTGATACTGAAGGTGCTGGCTTTGAATCAGGGGCCCGGCAGACGTTTTATTCAGCAGCTTCTGGAACGCGGACGCACCCAGGGAAACAAAACCGTGGATGCACTCAAGGAACGAGGCGAGGTCGCCCCGGCGATTGATGCGGACATTCTTAGGATGTCTTTCGTCAGCCTGGCGATGACGCCCATGCTGCTGAAAGACATCTACGAGGAACAACTGGAACGCGAGATAGACGACGCCTTCCTGAACCGACTCGCCGAATTCAACGGCCACCTGTTCGCCG
- a CDS encoding GGDEF domain-containing protein: MAAKPGRDRHPGLGDRGVRHFYRKPTLGYKPVAPFMVLFTLLLALELFLPVLPDWRVIWAAGVISLFSTLTLYEFLQRRLLSNPIILLMITMLFFTSGSWLLRALVSLDHAAHITRYAFVDPLSLYDAIVASVTLTVSMIVLTNERINQQLWNQATRDPLTGVMNRRAFYEASTPLLAELHREPINLSVCVLDIDHFKKLNDSHGHAVGDLILKEFVRTARTTLREGDLFARYGGEEFVILLHNNDPQQAQQALQRLREACVNQGIMAGEQQVSVTFSAGICHATGPVQVSLDTLLEAADRVMYRAKKAGRDRIIVSPEHHGAPPSLAATSGANS, translated from the coding sequence ATGGCGGCAAAACCGGGAAGAGATAGGCATCCGGGACTGGGCGATCGCGGTGTACGGCATTTCTATCGCAAACCCACCCTGGGCTACAAACCGGTGGCGCCGTTCATGGTGTTGTTTACCCTGCTGTTGGCGCTGGAACTGTTCCTGCCGGTGCTGCCGGACTGGCGCGTGATCTGGGCCGCCGGCGTGATTTCGCTTTTTTCCACCCTTACGCTGTACGAATTCCTCCAGCGGCGCCTGCTAAGCAATCCCATCATTCTGCTGATGATCACCATGTTGTTTTTCACCAGTGGGAGCTGGCTGCTGCGGGCCCTGGTCAGCCTCGACCACGCGGCCCATATCACCCGCTACGCTTTTGTCGACCCGCTGTCGCTCTACGATGCCATTGTCGCCAGCGTGACATTGACTGTCTCGATGATCGTGTTGACCAATGAGCGTATCAATCAGCAGCTGTGGAACCAGGCGACCAGAGACCCGCTGACCGGCGTCATGAATCGCCGCGCCTTCTATGAGGCCAGCACACCACTACTGGCGGAACTGCATCGTGAACCGATAAACCTGTCGGTATGCGTGTTGGACATCGACCACTTCAAAAAACTCAATGACAGCCACGGTCACGCCGTCGGCGACCTGATCCTCAAGGAATTCGTACGCACCGCCCGCACCACATTGCGAGAAGGCGATCTTTTCGCCCGCTATGGCGGCGAAGAGTTCGTGATCCTCCTGCATAACAATGACCCCCAGCAGGCCCAGCAAGCCTTGCAGCGTCTGCGTGAGGCCTGTGTGAACCAGGGGATCATGGCCGGCGAACAACAGGTCAGCGTGACTTTCAGCGCCGGCATCTGTCATGCCACCGGACCGGTCCAGGTCAGTCTGGACACCCTGCTCGAAGCGGCAGACCGCGTCATGTATCGGGCCAAGAAGGCCGGCCGCGACCGCATCATCGTCTCCCCTGAACACCACGGCGCCCCGCCATCACTCGCCGCCACCTCCGGCGCAAACAGCTGA